A single window of Fischerella sp. PCC 9605 DNA harbors:
- a CDS encoding tetratricopeptide repeat protein, with protein MPLKMRLGLLGQVLVGAKVCSVAAFIISASVATATVSPTQIDPSNVTRTSQDAAIAANDFYNQGIKKYNQGDLEGAIAAFSKAIGLNPQNALIYVNRGYTRYDLGDKQGSIEDFTTAIRLNPQDALAYLNRGLSRYDLGDKKGAAEDYTAAIRLNPQDARAYHNRGLAREDVGDKKGAIEDYTAAIRLEPNDVLAYVGRGNVRDKQGDKHGAIKDYNQAIRLDPEEPFAYYNRAITRYGLRDTSGAIEDFEKAADLFLQQGDTASYQQVLDMIANVKRQKAKIVVAI; from the coding sequence ATGCCCTTAAAAATGAGACTAGGATTATTAGGTCAAGTATTGGTAGGAGCTAAAGTTTGTAGCGTAGCTGCATTCATTATTTCTGCATCTGTGGCAACTGCAACTGTCTCTCCAACGCAGATCGATCCAAGCAATGTCACCAGAACTTCTCAAGATGCAGCGATCGCAGCCAATGACTTTTATAATCAGGGAATCAAAAAATACAATCAAGGAGATTTAGAAGGTGCGATCGCTGCTTTTTCAAAAGCGATTGGACTTAATCCCCAGAATGCACTCATCTACGTCAATCGGGGGTATACTCGCTATGACTTGGGAGATAAACAAGGGTCTATTGAGGATTTCACCACAGCAATCCGCCTCAATCCTCAAGATGCTCTTGCTTACCTCAATCGGGGTTTAAGTCGCTATGACTTAGGAGACAAAAAAGGAGCAGCAGAAGATTATACCGCAGCAATTCGCCTCAATCCCCAAGATGCTCGTGCCTATCACAATCGAGGTCTTGCTCGTGAAGATGTGGGAGATAAAAAAGGAGCTATAGAAGATTATACCGCAGCAATTCGTCTCGAACCCAATGATGTTCTTGCCTATGTAGGTCGGGGAAATGTCCGCGATAAGCAAGGAGACAAACACGGCGCAATCAAAGATTACAACCAAGCCATTCGCCTCGATCCTGAAGAACCTTTCGCATACTACAACCGAGCAATTACCCGTTATGGCTTAAGAGATACCAGTGGGGCAATAGAAGACTTTGAGAAAGCCGCAGACTTATTTTTGCAACAAGGAGACACTGCATCTTATCAACAAGTCTTAGACATGATTGCAAATGTTAAGCGGCAGAAAGCCAAAATTGTTGTTGCTATTTAA
- a CDS encoding COG3650 family protein gives MKKVLIFCVVAFGLCASTVAVASRSTANNEVILANRNLLFAENTANTEEFIVLGTEPFWSVTVTKKSGIVYSSPENRKLTFPYVAPLKAAGRPPDLLRVYRLRGRANNMLIIKKVNACSDGMSDKNYPYSATLILGNTVLEGCAENK, from the coding sequence ATGAAAAAAGTCTTAATCTTCTGTGTTGTTGCTTTCGGGCTTTGTGCTAGCACAGTTGCGGTTGCTTCCCGCAGCACAGCCAACAACGAAGTAATTTTAGCCAACAGGAATCTTCTGTTTGCTGAAAATACAGCCAACACTGAAGAATTTATTGTTCTTGGTACAGAACCATTTTGGAGCGTTACGGTAACTAAGAAGAGTGGAATTGTTTACTCTTCACCAGAAAATCGAAAACTCACCTTCCCATACGTTGCACCATTAAAAGCAGCAGGGCGTCCTCCAGACTTACTACGAGTGTACCGATTGAGAGGGAGAGCTAACAATATGCTAATCATCAAAAAAGTAAATGCCTGTAGCGATGGCATGTCAGACAAAAATTATCCTTACTCAGCAACCCTAATCTTGGGTAATACGGTTTTAGAAGGTTGTGCCGAGAACAAATGA
- a CDS encoding GlsB/YeaQ/YmgE family stress response membrane protein, whose product MNILAWIVLGLIAGAIAKAIYPDHQGGGILGTIILGIIGAFVGGSLGVFFQTGTFTLAAPTLSIPGILVAILGAIVAIFLWNLLTRRSAA is encoded by the coding sequence ATGAACATTCTTGCTTGGATTGTTTTAGGTCTAATTGCTGGCGCGATCGCCAAAGCTATCTATCCTGATCATCAAGGCGGTGGCATTCTGGGGACAATTATATTAGGAATCATTGGTGCTTTCGTTGGTGGTAGCTTAGGCGTATTTTTTCAGACGGGAACGTTTACTTTAGCGGCTCCTACTCTCAGTATTCCGGGTATTTTGGTGGCAATCCTTGGTGCAATCGTTGCCATCTTCTTGTGGAACTTGTTAACCCGCCGTAGTGCCGCATAA
- a CDS encoding Hsp70 family protein, protein MEILETIGFDLGHGETAVAKAIVESIEPPQMLEINNKKHQITALGWHPQLGYLVGEQALIQAGVTQLQISFKQKPNNDPNYRKTICTFLATYYRLLKESRQIEGGETSYFYVGCPSGWTVSEREEYQKLLQEAGVPLLNVVPESRAAFMQAKEAGKLEYEKLKSSVLIVDIGSSTTDFTLVKSLHEIPIDFGSNALGASLIDKAIFERTLDKHEQKTLLEKVFKEYPHHQARCELACRKAKEDYFSNEQLYSDPQTFARGFESINEQIYFIPQVNKLIMEEILNQPLSELGQKSWMQSFHDSVTEAKQKLDKQGIVPKLVLMTGGASRMKFTHQICQEIFHEPETLLRPDPEPERCIALGLARVGRWDLRAAAFKNEVNKLFDSQKLKELIEKHIPELIELLTQPLADGLIENAVRPGVKDWQKNQIRTLADLETSMKNRAEEWLKSDRAQQIINNQCISWFNNKIQPELAAETDPICRKFQIPRSSLRFEDSIDPAFVNPELRIGDAILADTVAFIVNVVIGGGTLASIITLILTGHLTWPIALIYGASVMAAGMELNRKSVQEAIKTNVDLPSWIRSSFLSDRKIDDMCKQIRPELEKVLQEQLIANQEAFDQLIEKVEQGLQKALSTKVQEAIILIQ, encoded by the coding sequence GCATTAATCCAAGCTGGCGTTACCCAACTGCAAATCTCTTTCAAACAAAAACCAAATAACGATCCAAATTACAGGAAAACAATTTGCACTTTTCTAGCAACCTACTACCGTCTTTTAAAAGAAAGCAGACAAATTGAAGGCGGAGAAACTAGCTACTTTTACGTTGGTTGCCCTTCGGGATGGACAGTTAGCGAACGGGAAGAATACCAAAAGCTACTTCAAGAAGCTGGCGTTCCCCTACTGAACGTTGTACCCGAATCGCGGGCTGCTTTCATGCAAGCCAAGGAAGCCGGTAAGCTGGAGTATGAGAAACTCAAATCATCGGTGCTAATTGTTGATATTGGCTCCTCAACCACAGATTTTACCTTAGTTAAGAGCTTGCACGAAATCCCGATAGATTTCGGGAGTAACGCTTTGGGAGCATCCCTAATCGACAAGGCTATTTTTGAGCGCACTCTCGACAAACACGAACAAAAGACGTTACTCGAAAAAGTATTTAAAGAATATCCCCATCACCAAGCTCGTTGTGAACTTGCCTGTCGCAAAGCTAAGGAAGATTACTTTTCTAATGAACAGCTATACAGCGATCCTCAAACCTTTGCGCGTGGTTTCGAGTCTATCAACGAACAGATTTATTTTATCCCCCAAGTTAACAAATTAATCATGGAGGAAATCTTAAACCAACCCTTGTCCGAACTGGGGCAAAAGAGTTGGATGCAGTCGTTTCACGACTCTGTAACTGAAGCAAAACAAAAACTAGACAAACAAGGCATCGTACCGAAACTTGTGTTGATGACTGGCGGTGCATCTCGCATGAAGTTTACACACCAAATCTGCCAGGAAATCTTTCATGAACCAGAAACGCTGCTTCGTCCCGATCCGGAACCAGAACGTTGTATTGCCCTGGGTTTAGCGCGAGTAGGGCGATGGGATTTGCGTGCTGCTGCCTTTAAAAACGAAGTCAACAAACTGTTTGACTCACAAAAGCTCAAAGAACTGATTGAGAAACATATCCCAGAGTTAATCGAATTGTTGACTCAGCCACTAGCAGATGGTTTGATTGAAAATGCAGTCAGACCAGGGGTCAAAGACTGGCAAAAGAACCAAATCCGGACTTTAGCCGATTTGGAAACATCTATGAAGAATCGAGCAGAGGAGTGGTTAAAAAGCGATCGCGCTCAGCAGATAATTAACAATCAATGCATCAGTTGGTTTAACAATAAAATTCAACCCGAATTAGCCGCAGAAACCGATCCAATCTGTCGAAAATTTCAGATACCCAGAAGTAGTTTAAGGTTTGAAGATAGCATCGATCCAGCTTTTGTTAACCCAGAGTTACGAATTGGAGACGCTATCCTTGCGGACACAGTGGCGTTTATAGTCAATGTAGTCATTGGTGGCGGCACTCTTGCCAGTATCATCACTCTGATACTAACCGGACACTTGACCTGGCCAATTGCGCTGATATATGGGGCTTCAGTTATGGCAGCAGGAATGGAGCTAAATCGCAAGAGTGTCCAAGAGGCAATCAAAACAAATGTAGATCTCCCTAGTTGGATTCGCTCTAGTTTTTTGAGCGACAGAAAAATCGATGATATGTGCAAGCAAATTAGGCCTGAGTTAGAGAAGGTTCTTCAAGAACAACTGATCGCGAATCAAGAAGCCTTTGACCAATTGATTGAGAAAGTTGAACAAGGGTTGCAAAAAGCTCTTTCCACCAAAGTTCAAGAGGCAATTATTCTCATCCAATAA